In Misgurnus anguillicaudatus unplaced genomic scaffold, ASM2758022v2 HiC_scaffold_31, whole genome shotgun sequence, a single window of DNA contains:
- the LOC141363017 gene encoding uncharacterized protein, with the protein MTSLLVLCCFSLLLAGVFGADDVTVSVMMGESVTLPIKPGEINKRLQWKYKNSIIASFNLQYKDIPAVYPNERFTNRLNVDPQTGSLTVKNIRSEDTGEYQLEIKTSNTPDYKLFRTFSVTVNDEEITVSVMKGHNFSLPTGVKIQPDEVKWNINDTDLTATKIENMKVNLQTGQLHIGNIRPEQSGKYDVQIYSRDSILQRTFRVNVNGEY; encoded by the exons ATGACGAGTCTTTTAGTACTCTGCTGTTTTTCATTGCTGCTGGCTG gtgtgtttggtgctgATGATGTTACCGTGTCAGTGATGATGGGAGAATCTGTTACTCTACCCATTAAACCtggtgaaataaataaaaggctGCAGTGGAAGTATAAAAACAGTATTATTGCATCTTTTAATTTACAATATAAAGATATCCCAGCAGTCTACCCTAATGAGAGATTCACAAACAGACTGAATGTGGACCCTCAAACTGGATCTCTCACCGTCAAAAACATCAGATCTGAAGACACTGGAGAATATCAG CTGGAGATCAAAACCAGCAATACGCCAGACTACAAGCTATTCAGGACATTCAGTGTTACTGTTAATG ATGAAGAGATCACAGTGTCTGTGATGAAGGGACATAATTTCTCTCTACCAACTGGTGTTAAAATACAGCCAGATGAAGTGAAGTGGAACATTAATGACACTGATTTAACTGCCACGAAAATCGAAAACATGAAGGTGAATCTTCAGACCGGACAGCTACACATCGGAAACATCAGACCCGAGCAATCTGGAAAGTATGACGTGCAAATCTACAGCAGAGATTCAATTTTGCAAAGAACATTCCGTGTTAACGTCAATGGTgagtattaa